TAGGCAATAAAGGTTTCCTTAATATACCACGACGAAGTGGCGTAAGCTAACAATGATAAATATCCTATCTTTAATTGTTTTAACAATAAGGGAAAGACATGTATATTACACTGTTTAAAATACGAGCTAAAGCTATCTCACAAATGTATGTCCGGGtcaacactaaggaaaagaaTGCATCCTTAAAACAACATAGGATGTCCCTTGTATTATTTGAGCAACCAATTCCGGTACAGCgaaaattctgaaaatttcaCAGGAAAAAAACTCACTCCAACATGAAGAACGTATGCAACAACATTCTAGGACATTGCTTGGTAGCTGTTTGCTGAACGATGAGCCGATCAATACATTTTCTTATTTCATTCTATTCTTTCAACGATTTGAACCATCTTTTTTCCAATGTTATCACCACGAAGGATTCCGACAAAAGCAGAGGGAATACTCTCAAGACCAATTGAGATATCCTCCAAGACATGTAGTTTAGCACTGCGAATGTAATCAGATGTAATTGATGCGAATTCAGCATAATCCTTCATGTAATCAGGAGTTATGAATCCTTGAATAGATAGGCGCCTGTATATTACATCTATCATATTTGGTGAAGCTCGGTTTGTTTCGTAGGCGTATTCAGACACAGCACCACATGCAACCACTCTACCGAACGGGTTCATGTTAGCAATGGCAGCTTCTAACATCTTTGAACCTACGTTATCAAAGTATATGTCTATGCCATCCGGGAAGTACCTATCGGAAACAAGTTCAAAACAAGGGCATTCATTACTCGTTTTAAAATTCAAGGACAAACTGGAAATGCTTAAGAATTGCAACCTTTGAAGCGTTGAGGTAAGATCAGACTCATCCTTATAGTTGAATGCATCATCAAAACCAAGTTTGTCTTTAAGCATTTCTACCTGCAAAATTAAACCGATGTCAAACATTGTACAGCCATAATGCATGGACTTCAAATTGTGCAGGCAGATGGCAACAATTACCTTTTGCTTGTTTCCGGCAGAGCCAACGACATAGCAACCGGATAATTTGGCATATTGTCCCACCAGATTTCCTACTGATCCAGAAGCTGCAGAAACAAAAACTTTGTCTCCTTTTTTAGGCCTACCAACATTGTAGAACCCGCCATAAGCTGTTAACCCACTTAACCCTGCAACAAGCATTTTAACAGCATTTGTCAAACACAATAATAATTCAGTTTAAGAAAATAGGTGCTAGTTGTTTTTGACTTGGCATCTTAGAGGCCTATAATGTGGACTAGAAATGAATGGTTAGTTTTTACGTTAGACGAAAATTGGCTAGTGATTGAAGTACCTAAAACTCCAACTTGGTGAGACAAAGGGAGATCAGTTGAGGTTTCTAACTTCcttagaaaacttagcttgaattctcCTTGTATTAAGCTGTACTCTTCCCACCCTAGAAATCCTGCAACTAAATCATGTTTTTCAAACTTTGAGTTTGTAGATGCCACAACTCTCCCAACACCATAAGCATCAATTACCTGCATCATGCACTTAAGAATCAACCAACTTTTAGATTTAATAACAAagcataaagaagaagaaaatatcaaaaatgagtttagatacttgGCCGGGAGAAAGAGCAGAAGATGATTTAATGGCTTTATGAGAAGAACTTTGTTTCTTCATTCTATTAATTTGGTAAGGATCAATGGATACGTAGAGATTCTGAACTATAACTTCGCCGTTGTTTTATAATGCAAGTGAAATGGTAGTATTCTTGAACTCAAAATCCGACTCCTTTGGTTCTGCATCTCTCTCTAACTGATTCTTCACTGTCACATATCTGTTTTTTACTTCCATCACTCTCACTCCCTCTTTTTATTTCTGTTAaccttttttctttccttcttttttctcttctcttatcAGATAACAAGACCTAAGTACACCTTTGCATGAGGAATTTTATAGAGCAAGAGaaatgtgaacacataaatcacgaagccatccacgtgttcacaaacaatattcgcataacattctaattctaaaattgtacgtcgaatgtgtaaaggggatggttatatcgattcatcgactcaaagccttcgagcttgtcattgtctagtcgaatattatcataaataatgttcgtataaacgAATAAacaaagaatcaagtataaatgtaaagcacatgaagttcaatgctgaatgtaaagtgatgaaatgtaaataagacaaagatttacgtggttcggcactaaggcctacatccacgggactggtgtttcactatgtattgaatgattacaaagatagtcgaatgactttagagtatacataggtctgcggaagtagggggattacttactcttcctatttctctctcctatattctcctatcattactctggattggtcgaccccttctctcttagtggagaggggtatttatagggttggaacgtgggtcccacttctgaggtgccgttgtaatcttatcttcttatgctttgtgcccattacgcagaggtcttcggcgtatgctgcggcctaagcttgaatacgaagggttatcctcgcctcttccacgagatgattgacacgtgtatatctctttggtatttaatgcgggtagatggatgtctgctcgtgtcagacaagtgtctctttgtctggtcacatctgtgtcagtcaaacttcctctcagccgttgatctgggatcttcctcgggattgggtgtattaacacccaatgggtattatctggtgctcctctaagaCATCATATCTCTGTGAtcttctgtccctgaccgtcagatatGCTGACCGGTGGCaacttctgatgagatgcttgttattatgttttgatatcttgttttgcatgccttccacgtgtctctttctgtacacgtggtggatgatgaaaggtgtacatacaatttgcccctcttcttctgacttgggcgaattttgcaatttagaagaagaaaggtctccctacacgttttatctctcctgaaataacttcccctataaatacgggcacgtttcccacttttcattaactttccccataacttctccttggtacgagggacagttattgtcttctctggctttataaataggaaagagaatgtgaaaaaacttttatcctcttcttgtcagtgttcatcctcttcttgttcttttgtcatttattatcgtcattcttgtgaggaagataacagcaTTCAATTTTTTGTCTCTTTTGCTCTCGActgttgttgcccctgtatcgcagacaactagattttgatatctccgatcctcctttcttcgacggtggttggtgcttgtcgtcctcttctatacatgtatggggtttttcattagctgctcatcattgatttatctatgtatctacccgtttgtttcctgctgctgtattcttggctttgtgatgaagaacacacatgtcgaagcatatatgcttgcccctgttctttgttacaaagtctgtgagtctgtatctaagtattatccctggagtttgatggagtatttctggttatttttagttcttagggtttttaatttttatccagatgaaccatcaattatgggttttttgatctttagtgatctcctcgtattcttctctaaactgtttttgtgtttccttgtagatatgtctgatcgtccgcgggctccttaccaaaccccgccgtctagtccccaagatcccctccgcgtcgagattctgacagatctccacttggggaaggtccttacaagtcttcgcaatcggatcctcggggtcatagggtttcatcttcctctggtgagaaggttgtgcctactaagaaaggggatgtgccgaagggtccttttgggtctaggtatgctgttaaccgtgccccttctcgtcctcgtgaagattctaggagtacgcaggctcccccTCGTGATGAATCTAGGagcacgcgggctcctcctcctcgtaatgaaacattggatgttccgccccttcgttctatggctcctccttcagtgcctccgcagaaatctttgccgcctcctcccacggtttctttcaaagggaagtactctaagggtactatgtcgagagctgatccatctaaaaatcttccttctaaaaggaaagcttcggaattgagtcctacttctgattccgcagacgaagaacaaactgtccccgtgatacgcaacatttcagttggtaagaataaggtcactttcaagcatattgatcttgagatgttcaaggaaaaacatgagcttctagcttttgaggttcgcttttacgcccctgacgatgatatcacttacgatcTCCTTgttaagtatcagtttgacgagtttcatctattgactacggttggagccttcgaggcgggtctcatgttgcccctatataagtcgggtgactccttttattatgacgtgttggctagtcgcgaaggctcttccacaaacactcataatcgttccgtgtcacaaatatctgggaattatcttcgttcactgaaggaatgttacctgcgaagcaagggagagactatgatgacctgctatgttccaaatcctgctgagagagagtggtacactcctcagaattttaacagttcttttggggattatgtcaacagtagaaaccgtaatccgtggagtgttagtcttcgtaatattgctgctcctcgtggtgaaattcgtcttttgagtgaggtgagtgatgccaagctaaAGTATGTTCCTTCTaatgagggatctgctaaacggaaactctttcctgctcgtgaaaggattaagcgtgaccatgattatgaatgtcatgctactgttattgaggtagttggtcattgggcttatggttggattcctggtccgcgcggttggcgtccttctgaaaacaacaatcctcgtgaaactcctcctgctcgttatggagatttctgtcttTGGCGtctgaatttcgcgggcatgaattttccttacgctcttgatgtcgttgatggagatgaggaggagggttctggtgctacccatccaccgaagagtgctgctgcttccaaggtatagtttcttcttatattctctattctatttgcccctttttccttgcttgaaataattttcatttttgaagtgagggaaaaaatgagccttcgtggggatgtgtactggtttgtaggtgtcgaagaagaaaaacttggacccaaacaatcttctactgtggttaccggtgaggctgaggtttatgaggagttACGAAtcctgtaaacgaagggtatgctgaggatgaagaaatgtctgatggagaagagcgtaccgatacttctcaccctgatgacgaaggtggtaatggtgaagaagaagttgtcgcgggtggtgatggtgaagaggAAATTggcgcgggtggtgatggtgagtctgagggtaatattaccgttggtggtactgtcgggggtggatctgccccaGTTGTtgataatattgttggtgtgggtactctgcccgttatttcccctgactttttttttggtaggatatattccgcgggggaatcctttgatgtgaatgctgccatgggtcttgccgaagacttctcattgctttccccaaatgatgattgggatgtgcttggggatattggtaaagaagatgccaccggtcagcaggctgaaaacgccggtggtcatactgaggctggtgatgtcgagacttgcgcgagtgaggggagaacaaccaaagggaagtctgcggttgaatctccttcagaggatttcccttactcgctaatgcctgaaggcgaagatgccattttggcttggcttaagaagaaaaatttgatgttcgtccccaaccctgccccagtggtccctggtgagaagaattctgacgcttatactcgtcagatgatgcaagtgtcttctgaagtccgcgttgctgagatgtgggagaagaatctgagagcttcagaagctaacctagtggttgaccctccctcctctttTGCTGATATGATtaccatagctgatgggtaccaatacggttttccccagcagtgtgtcttagaggtaaatccttgtactgattccctcatgatatacGAACATTCTATCATtcgcgatatccgatcccttgggtataataatgtttgtcgtttgtgacatagatgatgaggagcgaacattgtaaccatgttctataccaattctttaaagcaaagtctttaaagttggaggctaagcttcgtcatagagaagaagaactatctgcggccgagatggaaataagtgaactgaagggtcgcctgaaggaaaaTGAGCGGCTGGATAATGccgaggagagtctccgttcggaacttgttatagtccgcaacgaattagAGCAATCtcgcagaaatgtatcgtccctcacaggttcgtattttttattggtcttttactcctcgtgattccctatttgtactttggtgttctgtctcagtatccccaccctatcttcagtgggtggagtccccgagctcatatggcttcagaaaaaagggaacgacagaaatcccgcattgcagagttggtgggtaagttgaagagcgaagccgtaaagtggaatgctcgtgctgatgagcacaacgccttagaatctgagtggcgtgaaaagcgaacactgatggttgatatgcaaaataagtacattCATGACTGTCGTCTGTTTAATGATACGCTGCTATgcacgcgtgacaacctgcgtgatgcttgaggacatgcttcggacttagagtctagagtgcgctttttggaaggagagttacaacaggctcgttatTTCtaaggccccggggttagggatagcatgctgcatctttccgaggaaagagataatgttagggctgaggttggtgctcttagtaaagccctagcagcgtctcgagctgatgttgctcgctgGTAGGTCCGGAAAGGTGTGTAAATGAACgtgataaaaacgggcctacagtaataccgcaagtgcacggtcgtcagttgtagctcgtgcaagtacgggtcgatccacagagatcgggtgtgttttggaagtgttttagctaattgggttcctaaattgttgttgggttttgaataCCCTTTTGAGTgatttgggcttaatgggttttttttttaacaataaaATGCTTTAGGTCTTGGGCCTGTGAGGtaaactgagccttggactcaattggtttggtcttgggcttttgagtttaggcttatggaaTAAGCCCACAAGTtggttgaattgggctttgatttttaatgagttgggcttcaacttttagttcaaacctgggcttggtaactgtgGATTGGGCCTTAGtctttttggaatgagctgagctttgaGCTCAGTTggattttggactcagttggctgcaggagctggacttggcttggcagcagcaggagtggcagggcagcagcaggagcaagagctgcacagcaaggccaacagcaactgcagcagaacaagcaacagcagctacagcagcagcttggcagcagaaCAAGTGCAGCACAAGTAGTAGCTGCAACAGAATGCACAAgcaatggaaaggaaagcaaaacaggagagttgcagggcaggaagGGAAGCAAATAACATaaggcagcag
This DNA window, taken from Papaver somniferum cultivar HN1 chromosome 3, ASM357369v1, whole genome shotgun sequence, encodes the following:
- the LOC113355776 gene encoding NADP-dependent alkenal double bond reductase P2-like, which translates into the protein MKKQSSSHKAIKSSSALSPGQVIDAYGVGRVVASTNSKFEKHDLVAGFLGWEEYSLIQGEFKLSFLRKLETSTDLPLSHQVGVLGLSGLTAYGGFYNVGRPKKGDKVFVSAASGSVGNLVGQYAKLSGCYVVGSAGNKQKVEMLKDKLGFDDAFNYKDESDLTSTLQRYFPDGIDIYFDNVGSKMLEAAIANMNPFGRVVACGAVSEYAYETNRASPNMIDVIYRRLSIQGFITPDYMKDYAEFASITSDYIRSAKLHVLEDISIGLESIPSAFVGILRGDNIGKKMVQIVERIE